In the genome of Microtus pennsylvanicus isolate mMicPen1 chromosome X, mMicPen1.hap1, whole genome shotgun sequence, the window ACCAGTGACGGTGCCTTTGAAGGTTTTATTTCATCCCTGGTACCCCTCTCTCTATTTCCTGTCATCATGAGCTGAGTAGCCTCTCATCACAGTGATATCCTGCCTAATCACACATTTGACTCAACACAGCCAAGGACTATGGACTTCTGAAACCGAGCCAAACCAAATAATTCATCCCTTAAATTTGTTCTCCCAGGTATTTGGCCACACAGAGACTTTGAACTGTGACATTTCaacttaatgtttatttttcaaaattaccaTGGTGGGAAAGGTACAAGTTCCCATCTTGGTGATCAGATCAGCCTCATGTCTGGTTTCTGTACCCCTGTATCCTGTCTCCTAGATTCTCTGCCTTAAAACCAGGATACCTGTGTAACTTGGACATCTTCATCACTTGGGATAAACCTCTTTCTGGAAAGGGTTTGTTAACTACATTAAACCCTCCCCCCTCCCTGGATTTCACTATTTTTGTGATATCCTTTGTGACATCACAAAGCAGCCCTCCTGGTTCTTCTGGCCTCAAGTGTCATACACGGCCCTTCCACTACTGCACTGTGATCTGCCTGAATTTTCTCACTGTTCTTTCCCATCTCACTGGATCCAAGGTCCTTACAACACTTGATTCCTTTGTAGTTTTGGGCAAGAAAAGCAGGCCTGGAATGCACAGCTAGTTTGTTAAATCTGTACTGATGTCAGTTGAACACAATGTTACCTTTCTGATGGGTAAAAGGAAAACCGGTTCAAGTCCACTCTGGACTATATAGAACATTTGAAGCCAGCGTAGTTGTCTTAGTTGGGGCtactattgctgcaataaaacaccatgaccaaaaagctagttgggaaggaaagggtttatttgacttacacttcagcacctgaaggaagtcaggacacgAATTTCAAGCAGGACAagaacctggatgcaggaactgatacagaggccacagaggggtgctgcttactggcttgcttcccacggcttgctcagcccaccttcttttttgttgttgttttttgtttttcgagacagggtttctctgtggttttggagcctgtcctggaactagctcttgtagaccaggctggtctcgaactcacagagatccgcctgcctctgcctcccgagtgctgggattaaaggtgtgcgccaccaccgcccggttcaTCCCACCTTCTTATAGGAACCAGGATCTGCAGCCTAGGCATAGCCCCATGCACAATGGGCTTGGCCCTTCCCCATTgttcactaatttaaaaaatgccttacGGTTGgctcttatagaggcattttctcaattgaggttccttcctccctgatgactctagcttgtgaaaagttgacataaaaatagccAATATAATGGTCTACATAATTAGGCCATATATCTAATCAGACAAACAACTGCAAAGACAATTTCCTAAACCACTTAAGGAAATATAAACCCAGCCTGGGTACCTttcaagaccccatctcaaagtgaaaatttaaaaaggttgGGAATTTGATTCAGTGGTAAAGGGCATGTTCCATtcatggtctttctttctttcttccttccttccttccttccttcctttctttctttcttcctttctttctttctttccttcttccttctccttctcctcctcctcctcctcctcctcctcctcctcctcctcctcctcctcctcctccttcttcttcttcttctgttttgcttttttgaggcaaggtttctctgtgtaacagtcctggctgtcctagaactcactttgcagggtttctctgtgtaacagtcctggctatcctggaactcactttgtagatcaggctggccttgaactcacagagatctgcctgcctctacctcccgagtactgggattaaaggcacttgcAACCATTTTTCAGCCCATTCATGTTATTTCTAATAAAATCTTCAGACGCCTCTCAGATTGAATTGGAGGTCTTCTCATGATCAGCCTTCATTCATCTGAACCTTCACCtccaattctcctgtctccaaggTTAAGCTGTGCATTTTGATCTTGCTATTCAGCACAGGTCTCAGGCACATGGTGGCATCCCCTCTCGTCATTTCTAAAACTTGGGCTCTTTCTTTTGGTTGAGTTAGGAGTTAGTTCCTTAAAGAACTTTTTTTACCTTCATTGCCCCCACCAACCATGTGACTtcatctttcaaaaatatttaaaaatttttaaattaaaaaaaaagagggctggaaaaTGGCTCGGTGTATAAGCGTACttgactgcttttccaaaggattCCAGTTCAATTcctatcacccacatggcagcttacaactgtctgaaactctagttccaggggatccgatatcctcacacagacatacatagaggcaaaacatcaatgcagataaaataaatcaatcttttaaaaaaaagcaacaacagaccaagccaaaaaaaaaaaaacccaaaaaacaaaaaaacctcaggCCAGGTATGGTGCTGCCTGCTTACAGTCTTAGTACTCAGGAGTCTGATGCATGCAAACGGCCTTGAAATGTGAAACCAAACTGGGCCACATGGTAAGTTTGAGAGAATGCTAATCAGACCACCATGCTAGTCAGACCCtgtccccccaaaacaaaagcaCCAAGCAAAGAACAAAAATGTGTTAGAATTTGAACCTAAAAGGGTGGGGGGGCttcaccagtaatcccagcatccagataCATTTTATCTTGTATCTCTGCAACAGGTTTCATGATAGACAAAACAAAATCATACTATAGTATGTACTTACTATTCTCTCTCCATTTTAGATTATTACCTTGGTTCCCAATGGTCCTCTGTTTGACATGTAATAAGTGAAGAAGTTTGCTTCAGGTAATGTACAACAGAGAATTGTATATATTTTCCAGAATTGCATAATCTATTATGTTTAAAATTAGCAATTTActtattattcatttgtttattcatttattggtaGGTATATTggttttgtagagacaggatctcattatgtagccttgcTGCCCATGAACATTACcactattacaaatagtgctttGATGAGCATCATGATGGGCAAATATTTGTGGTCAAAGGTCattgtgtgtgtagacacacagaAGCAAAACTGTTAATGCCAAgtgtaatggtgcacacctttaatcccagcactcaggaggcagaggcaggcagatctttgtgaattcaaggccagcttggcatacaaagtgaattctgggacagccagagccacagacaaaccctgtcttgaataaatgaaaaaaaggtgGAACTGTTAGGGGGTGTGCGTACTGTCAAGCTGTCAGTAAATCAGCCAAACTCATAATAGCACATCCTCACTTTCTCAAGCCTAACCAATTCTTCCCTCCTGGAAGTGGTCTCCCCGGGAATACCGTCCTAGGCCTAGGGAAGACCTAAGCCCACTCTTATGCTTTATTCTATTTGTTTACAGTTATCCCGTGTTTGCTGTCACCATGTTGTTGCTCAGCAGAAGTGCCAACTGTCAAGTCGGGGGATTTGCTTTGGCCTGCATAGCATGGCTCCTCTGCAGCATCTCCACAGGCCTCCCACAATGGCGAGTCTGGTACTTTAATGAAACAGTTTTCTCTGAGCCTACCACAGCCTTCATAGGGATGTGGAGAGTCTGTTTTTACCACCAAAACATCAAGCCCAGCGATGCCAGAGGGTGTCATGAATATACCTACCTTGACAACTTCATTCCTTTGGATATTCGTATCGTTCAACATTTGTTACTGGGCTCCAACATTCTCGGGTTATTTGGAACAGTTGCCACCATTCTTGCTGTTCGAAATATGTACACAGGAAAAGT includes:
- the LOC142841805 gene encoding claudin-34-like; amino-acid sequence: MLLLSRSANCQVGGFALACIAWLLCSISTGLPQWRVWYFNETVFSEPTTAFIGMWRVCFYHQNIKPSDARGCHEYTYLDNFIPLDIRIVQHLLLGSNILGLFGTVATILAVRNMYTGKVQKNTTYNPFVISAILNIIASTFVLLAVLCNYFSVIHKAAITFPPSFHIPLYPSYQRIGIANVVASLAALMFLGSSIIFLSYTSVVENQVYPEV